A genomic window from Labeo rohita strain BAU-BD-2019 unplaced genomic scaffold, IGBB_LRoh.1.0 scaffold_511, whole genome shotgun sequence includes:
- the LOC127160971 gene encoding protein mono-ADP-ribosyltransferase PARP14-like: MDDYSVIVEGEWGPEQAKSVKNKLQIYFQSKKKSQGGDCVVQYDDKSNFATILFQSSDSRDGVLSKAEHIIIIDSQKIKLKVNKPSTGQKTEQACGNQDPSRDGVISQKQAGGYEEPKDQSSPQTNVDLKKSQESSAVVLENLPDNFKQEVLILLVENISSLSEYDFSMELIPEIRKAVVTFKNPSGKLLYSSKNILYTTPIPRFHGTFCEMP, encoded by the exons ATGGATGATTATTCTGTCATTGTGGAGGGAGAGTGGGGGCCTGAACAAGCTAAAAGTGTGAAAAACAAACTTCAGATTTACTTTCAGAGTAAGAAGAAATCTCAGGGGGGAGACTGTGTCGTGCAGTATGATGATAAGAGCAACTTTGCTACGATTCTGTTCCAGTCATCTGACA GTCGAGATGGTGTGCTCTCAAAGGCAGAACACATTATTATCATTGACAGTCAGAAAATCAAGCTAAAAGTGAACAAACCCAGCACTGGACAAAAA ACAGAGCAGGCATGTGGAAATCAGGACCCAA gCCGAGATGGTGTGATCTCCCAGAAGCAGGCAGGTGGATATGAGGAACCAA AAGATCAAAGTTCCCCTCAGACCAATGTGGATCTGAAGAAGTCTCAGGAGTCGAGTGCTGTGGTCCTGGAGAATCTTCCAGATAATTTTAAACAAGAGGTTTTGATTCTTTTGGTGGAGAACATCAGCAGTCTTTCTGAATATGACTTTAGCATGGAATTAATACCAGAAATAAGAAAAGCAGTTGTGACTTTCAAAAATCCCAGTGGTAAGTTGCTCTATTcctctaaaaatatattatacacaaCCCCAATTCCACGTTTCCATGGGAcgttttgtgaaatgccataa